Within Verrucomicrobiota bacterium, the genomic segment CTGCGGCTCAGATCATCAATGTACGAGATCCGGGTTTTGACGGAACAGTTACCGACGGAGGAACCGGTGACACGTTGTTGAGTGAACCTGGGCTTTTTACCAGCGATTGGACCACCGGGACGCGATTAGGTGTGGGATGGTCTTTTTCAACGGTTGGTGCGCCTGACGCTGCAGCCTTGGAAAACACTACAAGAATGTTCTCTCTGGTTCAGTCGATCAATGTGACTGGCGTCTCAACGACCGCTTCTCCATTCACCTTTTCGATAGATGCAGCGAGAACTGGAACTGGTGATTTAACCACGAATATCGGCATTCGAATTTACTCTTGGGCAATCGGCGAAACAGCGCCTCGAATCGACCAAAATAAAAGCCAGACTGATTGGACAAGCCTTTTCGAGGATCCTGGCGATGCTTCGCTTCTCCTGAGCCAACAGCTCGTCTCTGAAGGTGATTTTGTCACCGCTGGTGGATTGGTAGCGGGTGAACTCACAGGGACATACACAAGCAACTTCGTCCTGCCTGAAAACCACGCATTCGTCTCGATCGTTTTTTCAGGTCGCTCTAACCCCTCCGCAAGCGCAAGCTTCGACGATCTGTCAATCGTTGTGGTGCCCGAGCCATCTAGCTTCGGCCTATTTGCTGGTGCACTGGCAGCTTCCTGTCTCCTTCTTCGTCGCCAACGGCATTCGTGAGGAGAACTTTCCGCTCGCTCGGTCGCTCAGGTGTCGAGAGATATATCCGATGAGCCCGGTCACAGTAAACAGTTCGGACCATCCACACTCACTAAGAGGCACCGCGTAGCCGAGTCAGGACTCGCCTTCTTTCGACTGAGCGGCCTACGAGACAGATCGGCGACGGCGACGAAGGGCAACGACGGAGAGAGCCAGAAATCCGACAAGCATCCCCGCAACCGACGGCTCAGGAATGACTCCAATCGTGATTGAAGAGACGCGGATCTGGTTCGTCGTACTCGGGTTTGTAACCGCAAACTCTTTTCCGTCGGGTGCGGGGATATCGAATGTAGCCGGAGAACCGGAAGTAAATGAACCGATCAATACTGACCCCTCTTCCCATACGTCCCCGGTCCGGGTCTGCACTTGGGCCACAGCCAAAAACGAAATCTCTTGGCCCGGGTTTGCCGCCTCAAAATCCGCAGTGTTGAAAGTCAAGACAATGCCGTCGCCGAGGGCTATCCCCCCTGACACACCAAGGCCATTAGTGTTCGAACCCATGTTTGCTGGGGTCCCGGTGAAGTCATCCGTGCTAAATGAGGTAGTATCTGTAACTCCGAATCCAGAAAAAGTAATCGAGAAAGAAGTGTCCGTAAGGCTTTCGCTGAATGATCC encodes:
- a CDS encoding PEP-CTERM sorting domain-containing protein, whose translation is MNSALHKILLIPPFLFASMAAAQIINVRDPGFDGTVTDGGTGDTLLSEPGLFTSDWTTGTRLGVGWSFSTVGAPDAAALENTTRMFSLVQSINVTGVSTTASPFTFSIDAARTGTGDLTTNIGIRIYSWAIGETAPRIDQNKSQTDWTSLFEDPGDASLLLSQQLVSEGDFVTAGGLVAGELTGTYTSNFVLPENHAFVSIVFSGRSNPSASASFDDLSIVVVPEPSSFGLFAGALAASCLLLRRQRHS